A part of Haloarchaeobius sp. HME9146 genomic DNA contains:
- a CDS encoding amidohydrolase yields MTDAADLVLTNAEVHTLTEPDETAEAVAVRDGQIVRVGDAYEVDFLAGLDTEVVDCHGRTVLPGFIDAHTHMQQLGQYQVHADLSEADSPEHAVDLLASEAREDREWVLGFGWDESSWAEDRYLTKADLDSVSEERPVAAVRVDMHTAALNSVALERLRDEMPPEDVRTDDGKPTGVVVEDAIEPVWDAIDPDPAETRELLRAAQQHAVERGVTGVHDMVRQSHAPRAYRELEQAGELDIRVRINYWSDHLDAVEEVGLRTNHGSEKVETGAIKSFTDGSFGGRTAKLTEPYADDPDETGTWVVDPDELHDITKQADEAGLQLTVHAIGDEAITVTLDAFESTENPGEARHRVEHVELVTDEHIERFADSGIVASCQPNFLQWAGEEGLYQSRLGTERREQSNRFRDLLDAGVHLAFSSDVMPMDPLLGVDYAVNAPAESQRLTVTEALRAYTLGGAYAGFAEDRLGTIEVGKQADFTVLDDSPWEHEESIRDIDVAMTVVGGEVVYDGR; encoded by the coding sequence ATGACCGACGCAGCGGACCTCGTGCTCACGAACGCGGAGGTCCACACCCTGACGGAGCCGGACGAGACCGCCGAGGCCGTCGCGGTTCGAGACGGACAAATCGTCCGGGTCGGCGACGCCTACGAGGTGGACTTCCTGGCTGGCCTCGACACCGAGGTCGTCGACTGCCACGGGAGAACCGTCCTCCCGGGGTTCATCGACGCCCACACCCACATGCAACAGCTCGGCCAGTACCAGGTCCACGCCGACCTGAGCGAAGCCGACTCGCCCGAGCACGCGGTCGACCTGCTCGCCAGTGAGGCTCGTGAGGACCGCGAGTGGGTTCTGGGCTTCGGCTGGGACGAGTCCAGCTGGGCCGAGGACCGGTATCTCACGAAGGCGGACCTCGATTCGGTGAGTGAAGAACGTCCCGTCGCCGCAGTGCGGGTCGACATGCACACCGCGGCGCTGAACTCGGTCGCCCTGGAGCGCCTGCGCGACGAGATGCCCCCGGAAGACGTCCGAACCGACGACGGCAAGCCGACCGGGGTGGTCGTCGAGGACGCCATCGAACCGGTGTGGGACGCCATCGACCCCGACCCCGCGGAGACGCGAGAACTCCTCCGCGCCGCCCAGCAGCACGCCGTCGAACGCGGCGTGACTGGAGTCCACGACATGGTCCGCCAGAGCCACGCACCGCGGGCCTACCGCGAACTGGAGCAGGCGGGCGAACTGGACATCAGAGTCCGCATCAACTACTGGAGCGACCACCTCGACGCCGTCGAAGAGGTCGGCCTCCGGACCAACCACGGCAGCGAGAAGGTCGAGACGGGCGCGATAAAATCGTTCACCGACGGGAGCTTCGGCGGCCGCACCGCCAAACTCACCGAGCCCTACGCCGACGACCCGGACGAGACCGGGACGTGGGTCGTCGACCCCGACGAACTCCACGACATCACCAAGCAGGCAGACGAGGCTGGCCTGCAACTGACCGTCCACGCCATCGGCGACGAGGCCATCACGGTGACGCTGGACGCGTTCGAGAGTACTGAAAACCCGGGCGAAGCCCGTCACCGCGTCGAACACGTCGAACTGGTCACCGACGAGCACATCGAGCGCTTCGCCGACTCGGGAATCGTCGCTTCCTGCCAGCCGAACTTCCTCCAGTGGGCCGGCGAGGAGGGGCTGTACCAGTCCCGGTTGGGAACCGAGCGCCGCGAGCAGTCGAACCGCTTCCGTGACCTGCTGGATGCTGGTGTCCATCTCGCGTTCTCCAGCGACGTGATGCCGATGGACCCCTTGCTCGGGGTCGACTACGCGGTGAACGCACCGGCCGAGAGCCAGCGGCTCACTGTTACTGAAGCACTCCGCGCGTACACCCTCGGGGGCGCGTACGCGGGCTTCGCCGAGGACCGCCTGGGAACTATAGAAGTTGGCAAGCAGGCCGACTTCACCGTTCTGGACGACTCGCCGTGGGAGCACGAGGAGTCGATTCGCGACATCGACGTGGCGATGACGGTCGTGGGTGGCGAGGTCGTGTACGACGGCCGGTAG
- a CDS encoding DUF5817 domain-containing protein, which translates to MYHVVGCSDCGALRIIEDRPESTQCGRCGTRRKFKQVRSFVTTDDLDHAREVRASMLANRQGEGEAFAKVESFAELDDAVADGVIDDAEFLEASGLDVDEVNAAGDRASGGGSRSLSRKETVEAALRELDRPTEDEVVAFAEEHGVPADYVERALQKLVRRGEVSESRGRYRRL; encoded by the coding sequence ATGTACCACGTGGTCGGGTGTAGCGACTGTGGCGCGTTGCGAATCATCGAGGACCGTCCCGAGAGCACCCAGTGTGGGCGCTGTGGCACGCGCCGCAAGTTCAAGCAGGTACGCTCGTTCGTGACGACCGACGATCTCGACCACGCCCGCGAGGTCCGCGCGTCGATGCTGGCGAACCGCCAGGGGGAGGGCGAGGCGTTCGCGAAGGTGGAGTCGTTCGCCGAACTGGACGACGCGGTCGCCGACGGGGTCATCGACGACGCCGAGTTCCTCGAAGCGTCCGGGCTGGACGTGGACGAGGTGAACGCCGCGGGCGACCGCGCGAGCGGCGGTGGCAGCCGGTCGCTGAGTCGGAAAGAGACCGTCGAGGCCGCCCTGCGCGAACTCGACCGGCCGACCGAGGACGAGGTCGTCGCCTTCGCCGAAGAACACGGCGTCCCTGCCGACTACGTCGAGAGGGCGCTGCAGAAGCTCGTCCGGCGTGGCGAGGTCAGCGAGAGTCGGGGACGCTACCGCAGACTCTGA
- the hmgA gene encoding hydroxymethylglutaryl-CoA reductase (NADPH) translates to MTDPATLAERVREGELRLHELEEHVDHDTATEARRLLLEDATDADLDTVGQYAFDAEVAESAIENMIGAAQIPMGVVGPVTVNGGAADGEYYLPLATTEGALLASVNRGLSVIQSAGGADARVTKSGMTRAPVFRVSGVVEAAETVEWVRENTDQLREAAEATTSHGELLDVTPYVVGDSVYLRFRYDTKDAMGMNMATIATGEACDVVEAETPASLVALSGNLCSDKKPAAVNAVEGRGRSVTADVVIPGDVVEERLHTTAGAIAEANTRKNLIGSAKAGSLGFNAHAANTIAAAFLATGQDAAQVVEGSNAITTAEERDGDLYASISVASLELGTVGGGTKLPTQSEALDVLGLAGGGDPAGSNADALAEVIAAGALAGELSLLAALASRHLSSAHEELGR, encoded by the coding sequence ATGACCGACCCGGCGACGCTCGCGGAACGGGTCCGCGAGGGGGAACTCCGACTGCACGAACTCGAAGAGCACGTGGACCACGACACGGCGACGGAAGCGCGCCGGCTCCTGCTCGAAGACGCGACCGACGCCGACCTGGACACGGTGGGCCAGTACGCCTTCGACGCCGAGGTCGCCGAGTCCGCCATCGAGAACATGATCGGCGCGGCCCAGATTCCGATGGGCGTCGTCGGCCCCGTCACCGTCAACGGCGGCGCGGCCGACGGCGAGTACTACCTCCCGCTGGCGACGACCGAGGGCGCGCTGCTGGCCAGCGTGAACCGCGGTCTCTCCGTCATCCAGTCCGCCGGCGGTGCGGACGCCCGCGTCACCAAGAGCGGGATGACCCGTGCCCCCGTGTTCCGGGTCTCCGGCGTCGTCGAGGCCGCCGAGACCGTCGAGTGGGTTCGCGAGAACACCGACCAGCTGCGCGAGGCGGCCGAGGCGACCACCAGCCACGGCGAACTGCTCGACGTGACGCCCTACGTCGTCGGTGACTCGGTGTACCTGCGCTTCCGCTACGACACCAAGGACGCGATGGGGATGAACATGGCCACCATCGCGACGGGCGAGGCGTGTGACGTGGTCGAGGCGGAGACGCCCGCCTCGCTGGTCGCGCTCTCGGGCAACCTCTGCTCGGACAAGAAACCGGCCGCGGTGAACGCGGTCGAGGGCCGCGGGCGCTCGGTGACCGCCGACGTGGTCATCCCCGGCGACGTGGTCGAGGAGCGCCTGCACACCACGGCGGGGGCCATCGCCGAGGCCAACACCCGCAAGAACCTCATCGGGAGCGCCAAGGCGGGGAGTCTGGGCTTCAACGCCCACGCCGCGAATACCATCGCCGCGGCCTTCCTCGCAACCGGGCAGGACGCCGCCCAGGTCGTCGAGGGGTCGAACGCCATCACGACCGCCGAGGAACGCGACGGCGACCTCTACGCTTCCATCTCCGTGGCGTCGCTCGAACTCGGCACCGTCGGCGGCGGGACGAAGCTGCCGACTCAGTCCGAGGCGCTCGACGTGCTCGGCCTCGCCGGCGGTGGGGACCCGGCCGGGTCGAACGCCGACGCCCTCGCGGAGGTCATCGCAGCCGGCGCGCTCGCGGGCGAACTCTCGCTGCTCGCCGCGCTCGCGTCGCGCCACCTCTCCTCCGCCCACGAGGAACTGGGTCGGTAA
- a CDS encoding cupin domain-containing protein, giving the protein MEHVPNDSVEPTEAVEGTHLSMLAGGEQMNVQHFFIEPGSTVPEHSHPHEQAGFIYEGTLTFLVDGEEISVSAGDSYSIPGDEVHGAENRGDVPVKGIDIFSPPRENPAWQDDD; this is encoded by the coding sequence ATGGAACACGTTCCGAACGATTCCGTCGAGCCGACCGAAGCGGTCGAGGGCACGCACCTCTCGATGCTCGCTGGTGGCGAGCAGATGAACGTCCAGCACTTCTTCATCGAGCCCGGCTCGACAGTCCCCGAGCACAGCCACCCCCACGAGCAGGCGGGGTTCATCTACGAGGGGACGCTCACCTTCCTGGTCGACGGCGAGGAGATCTCGGTCTCTGCGGGGGACTCCTACTCGATTCCGGGCGACGAGGTCCACGGGGCCGAGAACCGCGGGGACGTGCCCGTCAAGGGCATCGACATCTTCAGCCCGCCGCGGGAGAACCCGGCCTGGCAGGACGACGACTGA